One genomic window of Quercus robur chromosome 6, dhQueRobu3.1, whole genome shotgun sequence includes the following:
- the LOC126732628 gene encoding CASP-like protein ARALYDRAFT_485429 — MDELPGAFGTSASLALRFGQTIFSLASIFFMCLDVAFFTYTSFCFLVTVMGLVIPWSITLIVVDAYSVFIKCLPRQPKILLVIIVGDLVLSFLLLAAASSTASVTTVLLAAKGYCTAKPCSRYQLSAAMAFFSWFLSLASSLFNLWLLPSL, encoded by the exons ATGGACGAGCTGCCAGGGGCATTTGGCACTAGTGCCAGCTTGGCTTTGCGGTTTGGTCAGACTATCTTCTCTTTGGCCTCTATTTTCTTCATGTGCTTGGACGTTGCGTTCTTCACCTACACTTCTTTCTG CTTTTTGGTGACAGTCATGGGTTTGGTAATTCCATGGAGCATTACACTGATAGTGGTGGATGCATACTCTGTCTTCATAAAATGTTTACCTCGTCAACCCAAAATATTATTGGTCATCATTGTAGGAGATTTG GTTTTATCATTTCTCTTGCTAGCTGCAGCATCCTCAACAGCTAGTGTCACAACTGTCCTGCTTGCTGCCAAAGGTTACTGCACTGCAAAGCCATGTAGTAGATATCAGTTGTCTGCCGCAAtggctttcttttcttggttCCTTTCATTGGCTTCATCTCTCTTCAATCTTTGGCTTCTTCCTTCTTTGTAA
- the LOC126732629 gene encoding oxygen-evolving enhancer protein 1, chloroplastic, whose product MAASLQAAATLMQPTKVGVVSSRSSLQLRSSQTVSKSFGVEPAAARLTCSLQADIKDFAQKCVDASKIAGFALATSALVVSGAGAEGVPKRLTYDEIQSKTYMEVKGTGTANQCPTIDGGVDSFAVKPGKYNAKKICLEPTSFTVKADVVNKNAPPEFQNTKLMTRLTYTLDEIEGPFEVSPDGTVKFEEKDGIDYAAVTVQLPGGERVPFLFTIKELVASGKPNGFSGQFLVPSYRGSSFLDPKGRGGSTGYDNAVALPAGGRGDEEELAKENVKNTASSTGKITLSVTKSKPETGELIGVFESVQPSDTDLGAKVPKEVKIQGIWYAQLE is encoded by the exons ATGGCAGCCTCACTACAAGCAGCTGCAACACTCATGCAACCCACCAAGGTGGGCGTGGTGTCTTCCAGAAGCAGCCTACAGCTGAGGTCTTCTCAGACTGTGTCCAAGTCATTTGGCGTGGAACCAGCTGCAGCTAGACTCACTTGTTCTCTTCAAGCTGATATTAAGGACTTCGCCCAGAAGTGTGTAGATGCTTCCAAGATTGCTGGTTTCGCTCTTGCTACCTCGGCCCTCGTTGTCTCG ggAGCTGGTGCTGAAGGAGTTCCAAAGAGGCTAACCTATGATGAAATTCAGAGCAAGACATACATGGAAGTAAAGGGAACCGGAACAGCCAACCAGTGCCCAACCATTGATGGCGGGGTTGACTCATTCGCCGTCAAGCCCGGCAAGTACAATGCCAAGAAGATCTGCCTAGAGCCAACTTCATTCACTGTCAAAGCTGATGTTGTGAACAAGAATGCCCCACCTGAGTTCCAAAACACCAAGCTCATGACCCGCTTAACCTACACCCTCGATGAAATTGAGGGACCCTTTGAAGTTTCTCCTGATGGCACTGTCAAGTTCGAGGAGAAAGATGGTATCGACTACGCCGCAGTGACAGTTCAGCTGCCTGGTGGTGAGCGTGTGCCATTCCTTTTCACCATTAAGGAATTGGTAGCATCAGGCAAACCAAATGGTTTTAGTGGTCAATTTCTAGTACCATCTTACCGTGGTTCATCTTTCTTGGACCCAAAGGGAAGAGGTGGCTCAACCGGTTATGACAATGCAGTTGCATTGCCTGCTGGAGGAAGAGGAGATGAGGAGGAACTTGCCAAGGAGAATGTAAAAAACACAGCATCATCAACAGGGAAAATCACCTTGAGTGTCACCAAGAGCAAGCCTGAGACTGGTGAGTTGATTGGAGTGTTTGAGAGCGTTCAGCCTTCTGACACTGATTTGGGAGCAAAGGTTCCAAAGGAAGTGAAGATCCAGGGGATCTGGTATGCTCAGCTTGAGTAA